The sequence below is a genomic window from Nicotiana tomentosiformis chromosome 6, ASM39032v3, whole genome shotgun sequence.
ttagtattatttcacttgtaattttagagtggaataaaatattgattgtgtccgaggaagtaggcaaaattggccgaacctcgtaaattctggtgttcttttattgttgtcttattgtcttgtttattatttagtggttgtcataatttttggtatagtagttgtgactcattcacactatatacatttggcttccgcaacaccTTTCAGTATGACACGAAGTATTACTATGAAATTGGAGATGGTGACTCTGCTCGAAAGTTCTGGTTTGAAACTCCTCCAAAGGTTGATCCAGATGCTTCATACAAATTTGGAATCATAGGTAAGTAGTTTATATTCCGTTACCTTTATCCGCTTTCTGAAAGATTGTTGTACTTTACCGCATTATGATGTTTATATTgtctttagccgagggtctatcaaaaACAACCTCTGCCCTTCACGGTacgggtaaggtctgcatatacactaccctccccaaaccccacttgtgggaactcactggatttgttgttgtttttatcaGTCTGAAAGATTACTAATAGTTATGACAATAAGAATTCAACAATCCAATGAAGCAACTCTTCTTTCAGGTGATCTAGGACAAACATATAATTCTCTTTCAACTCTTCAGCATTACATGAATAGTGGAGCGAAGAGCGTCTTATTTGTAGGAGATCTCTCTTACGCGGACAGATATAAGTATGGTGATGTTGGTATCCGTTGGGATACATGGGGCCGCTTTGTTGAACAAAGTGCAGCATATCAACCTTGGATTTGGTCAGCCGGGAATCATGAGATAGAATATATGCCGTATATGGTAAAGTTCTCAAGCACTGCTCAAGTTCATATGTTTAACATAGTGTTGTTTCCTTCTATATGCAGAATTATTGCAATAACCATAATTTTGCTTAAGACCGGTTCTTCCTTATTCATATCTGATTCAAACATCTCAAGTGCTTATGCCTCATACCTATAATGTTTAAGATTTGACGTTTTTTTTCATTAACCACAGGGGGAAGTAACTCCATTCAAGTCATATTTGTACAGATATCCTACACCTTATCAAGCTTCAAAAAGCAGTAGCCCACTTTGGTATGCTATAAGGAGGGCATCTGCTCACATAATTGTGCTATCAACCTATTCTTCTTTCGGTATTTCCCGTTTCATTGTCTTGATTGTTGGTTTTTCTAAGtcgagggtctaccggaaacatCCCCTCTACCTTCttgaaggtaggggtaaggtctgcgtacacgctATCCTCCCCAGATCCTATTTATGGGATTATAATGTGTTTGTTGTGTAGGGAAATGACACCGAAAAATAACGATAATTATACTGCAATAATATTATTTGTGAGCGGATACACGGGTTGACTTGAGTCGTGCTAGGCactgtcctaagaaactatttcagcaaTGTGAAATGTTTCCTCAGGATTAAACAagtcaatctttatttatttagaggatacaAGTATCAGCAAAATTAAATAATACCAGCAAGTTTGGAATGAGAAAATAAACACAGGTTATAAAAGAAATTGGAACACACAAAAGGCTATGCGTAATTAAAAATGAGAAGGCTTGTAGTGATGATTACTAATCATTAGCAATCATGAGAGAACAAAATATTTGTTGGTGTCTTCGGATGGTATAGGAAGTGGGTATTTGTAGTTGTAAGAATTGTGTAAGAAAATGACAAGCGTTCATCTACTTGTCAAAAACCTTCAAGTGTTATGTCTCCTCTTCCACTTGATACTTGACTTATGCCACTTACCCAAAACCAAGAGAAAGGATGATACATGCCGGATATTATAATATACCAAAGACGCTTGGCTATTTAAATTTTGAAAATACTCCcacatgttgttgttgttgtatagagATGGAAAAATGTTTCTTGGTCTTTTTGGTTGTGGTAGTTAGCATCATTTCACGTATGTATTTCTCTTAGTAAGGGGAGCTTTAGACCAAGTTGTCTCAGTGTGGcctgacctataggtcacgagttcgagccgtgaaatCAGCCACTGATCCTTGCATTAGGCTAGGCTACCTATATCGCACCCCTTAGGATGCGACCCTTCCCCGCACCCTGCGTGAATACAGAATGCTTTGTGCATCAGGCTGCCTTTTTTTATCATATAGCTACTTAATCTTTTGTGTCTCTAATCATGCAGTAAAATATACACCACAATGGAAGTGGCTGAGAGAGGAATTGAAAAATGTGGACAGAGAGAAAACTCCTTGGCTTATAGTCCTTATGCATGTTCCTATCTACAACAGTAATGTAGCCCATTTTATGGAGGGGGAAAGTATGAGATCCGTTTTCGAAGGATGGTTCGTTGAACACAAAGTTGATGTAATCTTTGCCGGCCATGTCCACGCCTATGAACGATCAGTAAGTTGCTTCATTTCATCATACTGGCATTGCTTCTTTTCTCAGgacaaagaaaatagaaaaatgtgATACAGATCTGCATTTTCCCCCTAGAAGAAATAGACCACTGCTGACTTATAAATAGGAATTAGTTTGATAGAATTCAGTTTCACTTTACTATCTTGTCTTGGTACCAGTGGCGGAGCCAGGATTTTCACTAAAGGGATCAAAATATAAAGAGGTAAAGCCGCAAATAAGCCAAGGGAGTCAATATATAGTATAGatacaataaaaaaaattacctAACTACATAGTGTAATTTTCCGACGAAGGGATGTCAACtacatgtggctccgccactggttGGTACGATACTCAACTTTTCTTCCTTGTGTTAATTATGCTGAGATTTGCtacttttttctcctttttcagTATCGCGTGTCAAATATACACTATAACGTCTCGAGTGGTGATCCTTATCCCATACCAGATAAAGCAGCTCCTGTATACATAACAGTTGGTGatggaggaaatcaagaaggtCTTGCTTCAAAGTAAGCTTATGCTTTGTGGATTAATTATTTTACTTATGTTTTGAACTATATCTTAACTTCTTGAATTGCCCTTGAACTATATATTCATTTGTTTATGTCTGCAGATTTAGAGATCCTCAACCAGATTATTCTGCATTCCGCGAAGCAAGTTATGGCCATTCGACGCTAGAGATTAAGAACAGAACACATGCATTATACCATTGGAACAGAAATGATGATGGAAAGAAAGTTAAAATCGACTCTTTCGTGTTACACAACCAGTACTGGTCAGTATGATCTCTTTCTCATTAAACTTGAACAGATTCTAGCTTAAAAGCTTGTTTCACTTCCACATTTCTCATATTCTATGCTTCAGTCTTTATATATAATGGTGTTTGATGTTCAAGTATGTTTGCTAATTCACCCTTCTACTAGATCAATCAGCCTATTCTAGTTCGCCTTGATCTAAATAAGCAATGTGGAATTAACTTATATAGACTGACAGTATAAAAAACTTTTACGCTATCAGTGTATTTTAACatggaaggggagccttggagcaacggtcaagctgtctccgtgtgacctataggttacgGGTTCGAGCAGTGGAATCAACCACTGATGCTTGAATTagggtaggctgcctacatcacacccccttggggtgcggcccttctccgaacccttcgtgaatgcgcgttcctttgtgcaccgggctgccttttAGTGTATATTAATATGTGCAACATGTAATCTATCTTATTTTCCAAGAACTAATCCCACTTATTATAGACGGGTATCTGTAGTCATCTTTTAGGTGAACTTTTACACTGTCAATGTATAAAAATTAAACTGAAGCAACTTATGCTCATGCAGGGGAAGCAATCATCACAGGAGAAAGTTGAACAAGAATCATCTCCATTCAGTCATTTTAAACAGGGCTTCAACTGCACAACTGTGAGACAAATTTCTGGAGCATACTGAATATGGATCattcaaaataaaaattattagtTTGTGCTGTTCATTGCATTATTCCAGTACGGAAAAGTTGTATCCGAATGTTATACTGTCGCTGCTTAATTCACAATGCATTCACTTCatttattcattt
It includes:
- the LOC104099093 gene encoding bifunctional purple acid phosphatase 26-like, with translation MLLHLIFSLSVFILIDNGNAGLTSSFIRNEWPSVDIPLDNEVFAVPKGYNAPQQVHITQADYEGKAVLISWITPDKPGPSQVRYGLSEGKYEFTAEGSVTNYTFYNYTSGYIHQCFLDGLQYDTKYYYEIGDGDSARKFWFETPPKVDPDASYKFGIIGDLGQTYNSLSTLQHYMNSGAKSVLFVGDLSYADRYKYGDVGIRWDTWGRFVEQSAAYQPWIWSAGNHEIEYMPYMGEVTPFKSYLYRYPTPYQASKSSSPLWYAIRRASAHIIVLSTYSSFVKYTPQWKWLREELKNVDREKTPWLIVLMHVPIYNSNVAHFMEGESMRSVFEGWFVEHKVDVIFAGHVHAYERSYRVSNIHYNVSSGDPYPIPDKAAPVYITVGDGGNQEGLASKFRDPQPDYSAFREASYGHSTLEIKNRTHALYHWNRNDDGKKVKIDSFVLHNQYWGSNHHRRKLNKNHLHSVILNRASTAQL